The DNA window GTTGCCAGTGAGGAAAAAGCGCGGGAAACTGTCCGCCGTCTGATTCATCAAGGCGCTGCAATAATCAAGATCGCACTCGAACCGGGCGGTGAAGCAGGCGCGTCGTGGTCGACGCAGCATGGTCATGCACATCACGATTCCGCGCACGCAACACACGGGCATGCGCCTCATGCACCGGCGACGCCGCATCAGCAAGCGGCATGGCCCATGCTGCCGGAAGCTATCGCCAAAGCCATCGTCGATGAAGCGCACCGGCATCAGCGCAAGGTATCCGCGCATGTGGCCGAAACGGCCGGCGTGCGCATTGCATTGAACGCCGGTGTCGACGAATGGGCGCATATGCCTTGCGATTTGATTCCCGAATCGTTGTTGAAACAGGCAAAAGCGCAGAATGTCACTATCATCGGCACGCTCGACACGTTGTCGAAATGCACCGGGATTGCGCGCAATGCCGCTATCTGGGCGGAGCTTGGCGGTGAACTGTTATACGGCGCGGAAATTGCCCATCCCGACATACCGTGGGGGATTGATACCCATGAGCTGATGCAGCTGATGCACTTAGCAAAAATGACATTGCCGGACGCGTTGCGTGCGGCGACAGCAAATGCCGGCCAGCATTTGGGTTTGCCGCTGCTGGGCACGATACAGCCTGGTGCTCCGGCTGATTTGATCGCGATTCAAGGTAATCCGATGCACCACTTGAAGCGTCTGGAGTATCCCGGTCTCGTGATTTCCGGCGGCCGGATTGTCGTCAATCATTTTATTTTCCCGGATTAACGCTGTGCTTTAACAGAATACGTGCAAATTTTTTGCACCTTTTATTTTTTATCATCTATGACACTTTTTCCGTTTGCGCGGAGGGAGTCTTTTTGTCTCTAAAATAATCGTAAGTTATTGTAACTGCGACAATTTACCGCATTGACCCTCTAGTTGTATTGATCAATACTGCCGGTACGTTGGCCAACGCCGGGGGCGCGGAATACCCGCCTATTAATAATTGAACACTCATAGGGTCGTTTATGAAAAAAATAGTAATAAAAAATACGCTGAAATATGCATTACTGCTTGCTGGCATGACATCGTTGCCTGTCATGGCGCACATCGGTTACGGCGGCCGTGATTTCGGAACTTTAACCAATATCGGAGATACGTCGACACGATCGAATAACGCCGCTACCGGCAACTTCGGCTGGATCGACGGTACCGATGCCGACTGGGGCGACTCCCATAAGACACGGGCTTATCGCTTCAATTTGACCGAAGAACACGATGTCAAGATTTCGTTTCATGGACAAACCTACGGCACTGTGACTAACGCATTGACTAACCCCGGCTTCTCGCTGTATCAGGGGCTTGCTCATAACACAGTGGAAAATCCCGGACCACTACCATTGGCGTCAGATCACGATTTCGGAGCCGGATCGATTCTTATCCGCGATACGATAGCCGGTGCTGGCAACACCGAGGGCTCATTTAAAGCATTGGAAAGTTGGAGCATTACCAATGATAGCGATCCACTGGCACTTTCTCCCACAGTCTTTACTTTTATCGGTGCTGCTTATGATGGCAGCATTGATTATGGGACTGGCACTATCCCATACGGCGATGGTGCTGCAGATGGCGTAGTTACACAAACCTTCCATCTGTTGCCTGGCTTTTACTCGATATTTGTAGGTGGAACGGATTATAGTCAACAGACTGGTTTGGGAACTTGGGGAGTTGGCGGTGCTTTAGCCTACGGCGTTGAGGGTGTCGTTTCAGTCGTGCCGGAACCGGAAACCTACGCCATGTTGCTGGCGGGTCTTGGCTTACTGGGTGCCAGCACGAGACGCCGCATCAGTTAAATAGTGCGATTTTGCAATAGCCAGTCAGCTTCGGCTATTCGCACTTCAGAGCCCTGTATCTTGCTACATCTACCTCCTATGCTTGATACCGGGCTTTTGTTATGCATTTTTTATACATAAGAAATGAGTTTTTGCGCTAAACATAATAGCGCCATCCAAGGGAGACAATTATAAAAATGAGAAACAACAGCCTAACTTTAAAGGAAATAACGATTGCGCTGATGCTAGGGTGTGGGATCAGCGGTAATATATTAGGTCATGACGGTGTCGATGACGGCGATGGATCGGTTACGGCAGTGCCGGGATTACCAGAATGCCAAATCATAGCAGCCGCCCGGTTATTTGATGGTATCAATTTTCCACAGGACAATATGGCAGTACTGGTCGAAGGTGACAAGGTCAAGCAGATAGGCACCTTAGCCGACCTCAGCGGATCATGCGCCAATCAAATCAACCTGGGCGATGCGACCATTTTGCCCGGATTGATCGAATCGCACGCACATATCACATTTCAGAGTGTCGATAAAAATGCGGTTCTGGAGCATGGCATAACAACCGTGCAGGATACCGGCGGGCCTTTAATGGCGCAAGAGGGCGGCGATGGAAAGCTGCGCCTGTTGAGTGTCGGTCCGATTATTCAAGCGGTCGGCGGTTATCCGCTCAACATTTTTGGCGGCGGCGACGGCGGTTATGACAAAATCGGTATTCATGTCGCATCGACAACCGAGGCCGAGAAAGTCGTCACCGATCTGGTCGCCGGTGGAGCAACCGCAATCAAAATGGCGCTGGAACCGGGGGGAGAAACCGGTGCTCCCTGGATGCAACCGCACGATGGTCCGGTACCGGTCACTCCTTGGCCGATCATGTCGCAAGAGATAGCCAATGCCATCGTGGCTAAAGCGCATGCATTAGGAAAACGCGTCATCGTGCATACCGGTGAAAACACCGGATTTGAACGGGCACTGAACGCGGGCGTCGATGAATTCGCTCATATCCCTTGCGCCGAAATCAATGAGGATTTATTACAGCGTGCAGTGGATCAGGGCGTTACCTTCGTAACCACCATCGATACGCTGGCATCATGTGTGAATACTGCCACCGGCAAAGGTATTCACTCCAATACCATGAGCTTGACGAGCAAAGGCGCCAAATTTATTTATGGCTCTGAGATTGGCCATGACAACGTGCCTTGGGGGATCAACGGCGAAGAATTGCATATGATGCTGCACTTGACCAGCGGAGAATCGATCGATTTTACCGATGTTGTCAATGTGTTCAGGGCAGCGACCGGCAAAGCCGGGGAGCACCTGGGATTGGCTCCGCTCGGCACTTTGGTGTCAGGTGCACCAGCGGATATCATCGCGGTTAAAGGGAATCCATTCGAAAAATTCAAAATTCTGGAATACCCGGGTTTAGTAATCTCGGGAGGACGTACGATCGTCAATAAATTCATTAATCAATCGTCAGCTACCAGCATTGAATGTTTCCTCACCTGGGCGGAAGGAAAATATCCCGAATTGTTATCACCGGCAGGTGCCGCTACCGTGGTTTCAGGCTTTTACAGCTACCGCTATTACACAAAAACGCAAACTTATGTGGGTATCGCCTCAACGGACAATCATGTTTATTTCATGAAGCAGTCGGATGGGTTATTGCGGGACGAAGGCCCGCTGGCGAATTGGTTGCCTGTGTCCGGATGCCAGTAAATTAGCTTATTGAGTATTAGATCTTTAAACAAAAACGGCAACCTGCGGGTTGCCGTTTTTGTTTGTCTTAATGAAACTTAGAAGCGGAAATTGTATTGAGCATAGAAAAGATCGGCATTGATTCCCGGTCTTTGTTTTTGCAGAAACTCACCACTAAATAATTTCGAGTATCCAATCAAAACATCCTGGTGACGGTCGATATGGAAATTTGCACGGAAGTCCATTTCATCGCCAACATGACTGCCGGATTGCCCCGTGATATCTCGCATTGATGCTACACCGCCAGCGTTATATAAATAATCGCGCGAATTTGCCAAATAGAATCGATGGTATTGGGAAATAAACGTGAGCCAAGGCATCGGATGCATCGTGAGCTGCGCATTAAAATCGTGAATGTTTTGCCGCCCTACACGATCGATGAAACCGAGATAATAGTGACCAAACGGAAATAATTGATTAAAGGTATTGCTTTTGCCGTCATTGGGATTGCTATCGCCGGATGCGAAATCATAGCGTATCCAGCCTTGCGGGTTCATCGGCAGCGGCATGCGATAACCCACTCCGGCTGCTACGGCAAAAGCGGAAACATCCAGGTTGGAGCGTTGACCGAACTGATACATACCTTCCAATTCATACAGCAAGTTATCAAAGTTTCCAACCAGACGGCCGCCGAGCGTATGAGTATCGGCATTGCCTTGCAAAATGTTTCCAGCCAATAAATTGGCGGCGGAAACGTTGCGATCATTGATTAAGCTGAGGAAATAAAGATCAATAACGTGACCGGGTTTCGGTTTGTTGGTCGCCCATAGACCGAAGAAGTTTTGTTGCGTATCCCAGTTATCAAAATTACCTTTCTCGGTAATCATCGGACGCATCCAGAACGCATCCAAATCCCATTCCGCCGTGCGCCAGAAGGTTTTAACACCTTGGAACGTTCTCCGTGTGTTAACCCAATCCAACGTGGAGATCAATCGTTGCGATCCGTACATCATCTCTTGACGGCCGAAACGGATATAAACCGGACCATTGTTTATATTCGCCAATTTAACATCGGCAAACAGATTAAGCATGTCGGTGTGGTTCCGGTCGGTTGCCAGCGGAGGCAAATCAGCTCCGAGAATGCGCGCGTCTATGAACTCCGCGAATAAACGCACCTTGTCCCGGTACCATAAATCGGCATGGAATCGGGTACGAAGCAAGTGGAAGCTATTGTCCGTACCGGCGGCATTCAAACGGCTATCCGTTTCTTTTTCGTAGCGATACCAGAAATTACCGCCAAACGATAACAGCCAGTCGTCAGCGAAACGTATTCTTTTGACGGGATCAAAAATATCTTTTTCATGTCCCGGCGTATCCAGATAACGAAAGTCGATATCAAAGGCCGGTGTAGTCAGCAATGCAAACGGTGCATAAGGTGCAACCGGTGGTTTTTCCCGCTTGTTGCCGGTGACCAGATCCAGCAATGAATAATAACCCGGTCCGGTGGGTGGCAGCATGAATAAACCGGGACGCGATGCCGCGGTGACCGGCGGTACCTTGGACATATCGAATTTACCGTCCGCGGCTTTCGGCGTTTCGGCAGCTTTAGGCGCCTCAGCGACCTTCGGTGTCTCTGCAGCTTTGGGGGCAGGGGGGGTTGCTGCTGCAGGCGGGTTTGCGCAGACCTGCAATGCCATTCCCATACCCAGCATGCCGATGCAGAGTTTTAACAATCGCTGCCGCGCGTTTCCTGCCAGAGCAAGCTTGCGCTCACGATGGGAGAATGCTGAGAAAATGAAACATCTCGAGTTGTTCATTAATAAGCTCCGTCGTTAATAATCCAGGTTTGTAATCAACCGGAATTGGTTGATTGATATCAGAAAATTGCGAGCATTATACCGTATGTCATGAGTTTTCTTGGCGCAACAATATCAGCAATGACACAAATTCAGTGCCGCATTATAAATTGCGACAATTCATCCTAAAGTGTGGAAAAGTGCCTAAAAACAATGCTTTTTTACTCTTGATCAGTAAATTAATGTTTATTTTGTTAATTTTTTATTGAAATTAAAATTAAATAACTGATTGATTTTAGAAGGATTGATGAAGTCTTGGTTTTGTTGTAAATCAACAACATAGATCAATATAACACCGGTAACCGGCGCCCATGACCACTGGCGATGTCATGAATTTATTTTGACGGCATACCCCATGTGCTTAATCTGCTCGCCTAATTCAGATAACCAGGCATCATGGATTTTCGACAGCCGGTCTGCTTCCGGTTGTAATGAAGGCCGTGCGATACCGTACAGCAGAACACCTTGGATTCGAACTTGAGCGTCGATTAAGTGCTGCAGGAAACTTAAATAAGCAGTGACTTCTGCTTGTGGCGGCGGCTCGTTATCCAATTGAAAAATGCAAGTCTGCAACCAGGTAGGGCAGAGTGACGCTGCAATGGCCAAATGATTGCGGATTTTTTTCAGACTCATCGAGGTGTTGTTGATCCGCTGTCTCTCTTTTGCCGAAGCGCGATCGAATTTGAACCAGACTTCGCCGTTCAATTCACCCATACGCTTCAGCCCGGCTTGTACATTCGGCCGATGAATCAAGCTGCCGTTGGTGATAAGCACGATTTTCAAATCCGCCGGTAATGCGAAATCTTGTTTGACGCGACCAATCAGTTCGATCACTTGATCGAACTCTTTCGCGCTGGTGGGTTCGCCATTACCGGATAAGGCGATATCGTGAATTTTCCGCATCTCGGGCGCTACATGCTGCTGCAGATAATCACCTTCTGTGAGTTCGCGCAAAAAAGACCGCAACTCGGCTTCCAGCCGATTGAGATCGATACGTGGTGCGGAGCCGCGCTTCAAATCCGGCACTTGGCAATAAATGCAGCGCCAGTTGCACGCATTGTTCGGATTCAAATTGATACCGATCGAAACACCACCGGCGCGGCGCGAAATGACCGGATACACGTACAAAAGCCCGGCGCTGTCGCGGCTGTGATCCGTCGTTTTCAATAGTTTTGATTTTGCTTGCAATGTTACAATCCCGGTTATTTATTTCGCGCTTTAAATTGATACGTATGGTTATTACACGCCGGCTGGAGTTTGACGCAGGTCACCGTATTTCAACACACAACAGTCAATGCCGGCATTTGCACGGTCATCGTTACTGCATCGAAATCACGCTTTCGGGTAACATTATCGCTGACGAAGGCGTCGCACAGCAAGGCATGGTTATGGATTTTTCCGAGGTTAAACGCATCGCTAAATCCGTGCTGGTCGATCAATGGGATCATGCATTTTTGGTCTATTCGGGTGACACGAAAGTTCTACAGTTTTTGCAATCGATTGAGGATCATAAAACAGTCGTACTCGATGTGCAGCCGACTGCGGAAAATTTGGCGCTGATTGCTTTTGAAGTTCTCGATGCAGCCTATCAGGACAGCTATGGCAATCATTTGCAACTCGAGCAAGTGCGCCTGTTTGAAACACCGAATTGCTGGGCGGATGCGCTACGCGGCGCCGTATAATTTTTAAAAATTTTTTTCATCACTATGTTTATCGATTCACACTGTCATCTCGATTTCCCTGATCTCGCCAAAGATCTCGATCAATTACTGCTCAACATGCAGCAAAATAAAGTCTCGCACGCGCTTTGTGTCAGCGTCGATCTGCCGCATTTTCCGCGCGTGCGTGCATTGGCGGAAGCGCACGATAACTTGTTTGCATCCGTCGGTGTTCATCCCGATTATGAGGATCAAATCGAACCGCAGGCCGATCAGATTGCAGAACTGGCAAATCATCCCAAGGTCATCGCCATCGGTGAGACCGGTTTGGATTATTTTCGTTTGCAAGGCGACTTGGAATGGCAACGGGAACGCTTCCGCCAGCATATCCGTGCCGCCCGGAAAGTAAATAAACCGTTGATCATTCATACGCGTGCCGCTGCAGAAGATACGCTGCGGATCATGCGGGAAGAAGGCGCCGATCAGGTGGGCGGTGTCATGCACTGTTTTACCGAGAACTGGGAAGTGGCGCAGCAAGCGATTGCGATGAATTTTTACATTTCCTTCTCCGGTATCGTGACGTTCAAAAATGCCGTGGCGTTAAAAGAAGTTGCCAAGAACATTCAATTGGATAGAATGCTGATTGAAACCGATTCCCCTTATCTTGCGCCGGTGCCGTTTCGCGGCAAGCAAAATGAGCCGGCTTTCGTGCGGCATGTCGCGGAAGAAATCGCGCGATTGCGCGGTGTGAGTCTGGAAGACATTGCCGCTGCAACAACGGATAATTTTTTTAATTTATTTAAACTACCTCGAGATGGCGTACTTATTTAAATTACATGGTTTATCGCTATGCACGGCAGTGTTGCTGATGTGCCTATCGTTCCAGGCTTCCGCCGGTGTTCAGGAAGATTTTATCTGGGCGGTGGAAAAAGGGAATGTATCCGACGTTTCGCAATTACTTGAAAAAGGCGCCAATCCGGATACGCCGAACCGCGAGGGCTATACGCCATTGATGATTGCTGCCAAGGAAAGAAATCTGAAAATGACGCAATTGCTGCTCGATGCCGGCGCCAAGCCGGATATTCGCAACCGTTATGGAGAAACTGCGATCATGCTGGCCAGTTATCATGGTTTTACCGATCTGGTGCGATTGCTCTACATCAAAGGTGCCGAAATCAATCACAAAGGCTGGAATCCGTTGATTTATGCGGCATTTGGCGGACACTTGGATACCCTGCAAATGCTGCTTTCCGGCGGCGCCGACATCAATTCACTAACCGATAACGGTTCGACCGCTTTGATGATGGCCGTTAGGGGGAATCATCTGGATGCGGTTTCTTTACTGCTCAATAATGGCGCCGATCCATTGATCAAAAATGAACACGGTGATAACGCCTTGGCATGGGCGGAAAAATACAATCATCCGGATATCGTAAAATTTCTGCAGAACCGCAAAGCCGCGAAATAAATTGAATACGCACACGCTTCCCCTAGAAAGAATGTGATCATGTCATCGCTGCAAGGAAAAGTCGCTATTGTTACCGGATCGGCACGGGGCATCGGTGCCGAGATTGCAGTGACGTTAGCCAAAGCAGGCGCCGCAGTTGTCGTCAATTATGCGGGAAACAAGGCCGCTGCGGAAAGTGTGCGCGCAACCATTACCGCAACAGGCGGTGAATGCCTGGCGGTGCAGGCCGATGTCAGCGATCCAGCGGCCGTGCGGAAACTCTTCATGACGGCAATCGAACGTTTCCGGCAGATCGATATTCTCGTCAATAACGCCGGAATTCTGGTATTTAAGGAAATTGCCGAAATCAGCGACGATGAATTCGATCGCATCGTCGATATCAATTTCAAGAGTGTTTTTTATACGCTACGCGAAGCGGCGGTAAAACTGGCGGATCACGGGCGCGTGGTCACTGTTTCCAGCACCGTGACGCGCTTGATGCTGCCTAAATACGGCGCGTATGCCGCGACCAAAGCAGCTGTCGAGCAATTGACGCGGATTTTTGCCCGCGAAACGGGGAAACGCGGTATCACCGCCAATATCATTTCACCCGGTCCGGTCGATACGGAACTGTTCCGCGCAGGCAAAACGGCGGCGGATATCGAACGCATGGCTGCGATGGCGGCATTGGGAAGGCTGGGCGCGACGGATGATATTGCGCAAGTGGTGTTATTTTTGGTCAGCGACGAGGCCCGCTGGATCACGGGGCAAAATATTGGCGTCAACGGTGGAATTATTTAACGGATAGGGAAGGGAGAAGCGAATGCGTATCGGCGTGCCTAAGGAAATTAAAATTCATGAATCCCGGGTGGGACTGACGCCGGCAGCGGTACGCGAACTGGTTGCCCATGGCCATCACGTCATGGTGCAGAAAAACGCCGGCATACAAATCGATTTGAGTGACGATAAGTATCGCAGCGCAGGCGCGGAGATTGTGGATGCGCCGCAGGAGATTTACGCCAAAGCCGATCTGATCGTCAAAGTCAAAGAACCGCAAGCATCCGAGCTGCCGTTGTTACGCGAAGGGCAAGTATTGTTCACCTACCTGCATCTGGCTCCCGATCCGGTGCAAACCAAAGCCTTGATGGATTCCGGCTGTATTGCCATCGCTTATGAAACCGTGACCGACAGTTTCGGCGGCTTGCCATTGCTCGCGCCGATGAGCGAAGTAGCGGGGCGCATGGCGATTCAAGCCGGGGCGCACGCGCTGGAGCTGGATCAAGGCGGCCGCGGCATGTTGCTGGGCGGTGTGTCCGGCGTGCCCGCTGCGCGTGTCGTCGTGATCGGCGGCGGTGTCGTCGGTACCAATGCCGCCCGCATTGCGATGGGCGTGGAAGCGCATGTCACCGTGCTGGATAAATCGATCCACCGCTTACAGCAACTGGATTTTCAATACGGCTCGAGAATCAATACCGTGTTCTCGACCGTGGACGCTGTTGAGGAGCATGTCTCAAGCGCCGACCTGGTCATCGGCGCGGTCCTGGTTCCCGGCGGCGCCGCTCCCAAACTGGTGACCCGGG is part of the Gammaproteobacteria bacterium genome and encodes:
- a CDS encoding PEP-CTERM sorting domain-containing protein — translated: MKKIVIKNTLKYALLLAGMTSLPVMAHIGYGGRDFGTLTNIGDTSTRSNNAATGNFGWIDGTDADWGDSHKTRAYRFNLTEEHDVKISFHGQTYGTVTNALTNPGFSLYQGLAHNTVENPGPLPLASDHDFGAGSILIRDTIAGAGNTEGSFKALESWSITNDSDPLALSPTVFTFIGAAYDGSIDYGTGTIPYGDGAADGVVTQTFHLLPGFYSIFVGGTDYSQQTGLGTWGVGGALAYGVEGVVSVVPEPETYAMLLAGLGLLGASTRRRIS
- a CDS encoding alginate export family protein; this translates as MNNSRCFIFSAFSHRERKLALAGNARQRLLKLCIGMLGMGMALQVCANPPAAATPPAPKAAETPKVAEAPKAAETPKAADGKFDMSKVPPVTAASRPGLFMLPPTGPGYYSLLDLVTGNKREKPPVAPYAPFALLTTPAFDIDFRYLDTPGHEKDIFDPVKRIRFADDWLLSFGGNFWYRYEKETDSRLNAAGTDNSFHLLRTRFHADLWYRDKVRLFAEFIDARILGADLPPLATDRNHTDMLNLFADVKLANINNGPVYIRFGRQEMMYGSQRLISTLDWVNTRRTFQGVKTFWRTAEWDLDAFWMRPMITEKGNFDNWDTQQNFFGLWATNKPKPGHVIDLYFLSLINDRNVSAANLLAGNILQGNADTHTLGGRLVGNFDNLLYELEGMYQFGQRSNLDVSAFAVAAGVGYRMPLPMNPQGWIRYDFASGDSNPNDGKSNTFNQLFPFGHYYLGFIDRVGRQNIHDFNAQLTMHPMPWLTFISQYHRFYLANSRDYLYNAGGVASMRDITGQSGSHVGDEMDFRANFHIDRHQDVLIGYSKLFSGEFLQKQRPGINADLFYAQYNFRF
- the ald gene encoding alanine dehydrogenase, with translation MRIGVPKEIKIHESRVGLTPAAVRELVAHGHHVMVQKNAGIQIDLSDDKYRSAGAEIVDAPQEIYAKADLIVKVKEPQASELPLLREGQVLFTYLHLAPDPVQTKALMDSGCIAIAYETVTDSFGGLPLLAPMSEVAGRMAIQAGAHALELDQGGRGMLLGGVSGVPAARVVVIGGGVVGTNAARIAMGVEAHVTVLDKSIHRLQQLDFQYGSRINTVFSTVDAVEEHVSSADLVIGAVLVPGGAAPKLVTREMVSRMNRGAVLVDVAIDQGGCFETSKPTTLANPIFTVDGVVHYCVSNMPGAVARTSTFALNNATLPFVLALANKGYRKALTDDVHLRNGLNVFQGRLTYEAVARDLGLVFTPAVDVLA
- a CDS encoding amidohydrolase family protein; the protein is MLGCGISGNILGHDGVDDGDGSVTAVPGLPECQIIAAARLFDGINFPQDNMAVLVEGDKVKQIGTLADLSGSCANQINLGDATILPGLIESHAHITFQSVDKNAVLEHGITTVQDTGGPLMAQEGGDGKLRLLSVGPIIQAVGGYPLNIFGGGDGGYDKIGIHVASTTEAEKVVTDLVAGGATAIKMALEPGGETGAPWMQPHDGPVPVTPWPIMSQEIANAIVAKAHALGKRVIVHTGENTGFERALNAGVDEFAHIPCAEINEDLLQRAVDQGVTFVTTIDTLASCVNTATGKGIHSNTMSLTSKGAKFIYGSEIGHDNVPWGINGEELHMMLHLTSGESIDFTDVVNVFRAATGKAGEHLGLAPLGTLVSGAPADIIAVKGNPFEKFKILEYPGLVISGGRTIVNKFINQSSATSIECFLTWAEGKYPELLSPAGAATVVSGFYSYRYYTKTQTYVGIASTDNHVYFMKQSDGLLRDEGPLANWLPVSGCQ
- a CDS encoding amidohydrolase family protein; this encodes MRSQIYLNYLHHARYLFAAVLIVFLCAVHAAAQEPAPSPLLLHAARVFDGYEMRNGMSVLIKNGQIAEIKPRESFKTDDTVKIIDLGDATILPGFIELHAHLAYQKVPADTVLKHGITTIRDLGGPVHPPYGGDGSLRVLTSGPIITAPHGYPIVNLGAANIAIAVASEEKARETVRRLIHQGAAIIKIALEPGGEAGASWSTQHGHAHHDSAHATHGHAPHAPATPHQQAAWPMLPEAIAKAIVDEAHRHQRKVSAHVAETAGVRIALNAGVDEWAHMPCDLIPESLLKQAKAQNVTIIGTLDTLSKCTGIARNAAIWAELGGELLYGAEIAHPDIPWGIDTHELMQLMHLAKMTLPDALRAATANAGQHLGLPLLGTIQPGAPADLIAIQGNPMHHLKRLEYPGLVISGGRIVVNHFIFPD
- the queD gene encoding 6-carboxytetrahydropterin synthase QueD codes for the protein MVITRRLEFDAGHRISTHNSQCRHLHGHRYCIEITLSGNIIADEGVAQQGMVMDFSEVKRIAKSVLVDQWDHAFLVYSGDTKVLQFLQSIEDHKTVVLDVQPTAENLALIAFEVLDAAYQDSYGNHLQLEQVRLFETPNCWADALRGAV
- a CDS encoding SDR family oxidoreductase codes for the protein MSSLQGKVAIVTGSARGIGAEIAVTLAKAGAAVVVNYAGNKAAAESVRATITATGGECLAVQADVSDPAAVRKLFMTAIERFRQIDILVNNAGILVFKEIAEISDDEFDRIVDINFKSVFYTLREAAVKLADHGRVVTVSSTVTRLMLPKYGAYAATKAAVEQLTRIFARETGKRGITANIISPGPVDTELFRAGKTAADIERMAAMAALGRLGATDDIAQVVLFLVSDEARWITGQNIGVNGGII
- a CDS encoding TatD family hydrolase yields the protein MFIDSHCHLDFPDLAKDLDQLLLNMQQNKVSHALCVSVDLPHFPRVRALAEAHDNLFASVGVHPDYEDQIEPQADQIAELANHPKVIAIGETGLDYFRLQGDLEWQRERFRQHIRAARKVNKPLIIHTRAAAEDTLRIMREEGADQVGGVMHCFTENWEVAQQAIAMNFYISFSGIVTFKNAVALKEVAKNIQLDRMLIETDSPYLAPVPFRGKQNEPAFVRHVAEEIARLRGVSLEDIAAATTDNFFNLFKLPRDGVLI
- a CDS encoding ankyrin repeat domain-containing protein gives rise to the protein MAYLFKLHGLSLCTAVLLMCLSFQASAGVQEDFIWAVEKGNVSDVSQLLEKGANPDTPNREGYTPLMIAAKERNLKMTQLLLDAGAKPDIRNRYGETAIMLASYHGFTDLVRLLYIKGAEINHKGWNPLIYAAFGGHLDTLQMLLSGGADINSLTDNGSTALMMAVRGNHLDAVSLLLNNGADPLIKNEHGDNALAWAEKYNHPDIVKFLQNRKAAK
- a CDS encoding radical SAM protein, with product MQAKSKLLKTTDHSRDSAGLLYVYPVISRRAGGVSIGINLNPNNACNWRCIYCQVPDLKRGSAPRIDLNRLEAELRSFLRELTEGDYLQQHVAPEMRKIHDIALSGNGEPTSAKEFDQVIELIGRVKQDFALPADLKIVLITNGSLIHRPNVQAGLKRMGELNGEVWFKFDRASAKERQRINNTSMSLKKIRNHLAIAASLCPTWLQTCIFQLDNEPPPQAEVTAYLSFLQHLIDAQVRIQGVLLYGIARPSLQPEADRLSKIHDAWLSELGEQIKHMGYAVKINS